From the genome of Triticum aestivum cultivar Chinese Spring chromosome 1A, IWGSC CS RefSeq v2.1, whole genome shotgun sequence:
attttagaagatttattcgttctcaacattCAGATCTCATTCCCCAATTCTACCGGCCGGTTCATCATtaaaatattctctaatcagttcatgatctcttcggaCTCATGTATTtatattctctcaagtatcttcgttttttataattcttcccggtgtttctttatcttttcttcgttcattttcaattcttacagtggttcgttcaagagttctcttccttggttatcatatcaattcattcattctttccaaatcctaccggtggttcgttgaagaccttcctaagtttgcgctatatctatcttaatcctttctacgagaataagtagtatgccaaaaccgttgcttgtcatcaatttaaattggtgaaggataagcataatgtaattcttattcttgtttcatcgagtaaattcaattccttcttctagagtttgttcatgaggaacagattctcggtttcaattgtttcatcttttcttttcccggagttccaagctctctcaattataccGTCgcaaagatccatctaaatcattacaaggcttcaccttgtgttttcaatttctctttcctTTTGATCATTCTTTCATTACCAGAGTTcctcatggaggctcaacatggtggttcatcaaggtttCCTTTCATTCTtgatttgttcttcaagatttctatTGGAGTTATGatacgccaagctatactctaaaataaacatggtgttcaacacatgtcttgttttgaggagttcaagtattcttcatcttccattccgaagtgcaattctttctatcttatcttttgaggtggtgttatgtcattgttgataatttcccttcgtgtttcatgattcacaagttttcaagagtgacatatctaaatccatcattttctcttcgctcaagacacCTTTTCAACCAATctacctcttcattggagttatcttgggttatgtttcacctaaagctttccctaaggattttgctatttatggtgcttataaatgacctaagttcttcatttatcctccaggtgagataagtttctcatctccttgttcatatcaatccaatcaattgtttttcgttagtggcagaatttcacctcaagttttcgagatgttttccataagcccacaacatcCTTATTCTtttgttatttaatttttttcaacaactccattcaatccttcgtTCTAAGGATGCCTTCAAATTCATTGGTGgtagaagttatcattttcttctacattctttcattccaatgatctatattctattcttttattctggaggcattgtgatgttgctctctttgacccatcatcttattttgtcaagttcatgttcaattccttctatttacagtcgaagtgctgcccaaattatatcattcttattccttctctatcttgttttaaccagagtgttgtgtctatcattcctcttctaatcggagtctcatccaagtgctttctttttgccaagctcatattctttaccttcctttTCCAACCAGAGTGTTGTCATATTGATCTTTATTgttccttgtacatcttgtttcaaccggagtgcttgcatgtacttcttgtccattgtagccctttcttatgtctttcaacctacaaggttcccaTAATGTTCCttattcctcttttctaacggagtgttttcaactttgttcatcttcgtcgttttctttctttcaatttgttcaacctctcaaggttctttggtttcactcgtttgtcaaagaagcaacttagtttacctctcctCTTACTTttctgtttctctccggtgccatcctagatctcggggcgagatcctcttgtagtgctggagtgttgtaacgccccgagactgttgcgccaggtgtcttccagttattcgttattgttgccttgtcattcgcttgcgtgttgcatgtttccatgtcatcatccgcattacatctgcatgttttcaaaacttgcatccgtcccggtctcctcgttctctctgttgtccgttctgagcccagacacacttgcacgcgcccccggcacgtccaaaatagtattttataagtggccaggaaatgttcttggaatgggatgagagttggcgtgcggtcttgttatgttgtaggtagaccgcttgccaagtttcatcgcatttggggCTCGCTTGATAGCCCAACTGTTAAACTATAGtggcattatagccggtcaaacgtcggacatTTCGGTCTCTCGAACAGTCGCCGGACCGCTCtacttctctctcttctcagcccacggTCTCtccacagtccactacctacctccaggaccaacctaacctctctcgtcagcccgcggccctcctcatgcgtgcgtccgaaagctgtcccggacccgacccggttGTCTTTACTGATGGATCCGAATCATCGCCAAACATCCCTAAATCATCATCGGTTTctcatttggactccctagctatttattTGTGATCGTCCAATTGCGATCAGAGGGACGAGTTAACCCCTAACCTAAACTCATCTCATATAAAtatcagtccaaaccctagcccctaccGGTCCAATCCACCCATTCCCATCCCGCCACCGCCAGCCAACCACCTCTTTCATGTCTTCCTTGGGATCCCCTCCCACCAACCAGATCTCCAACCACTTCCCTCATTCTGCGTGCCGCCCAAATCGCAGCAGCCTCGATCCTGAGCTCCTTCTCTGCTTCTTGCCCAGGCGCCTGAAGCCTACCTCTTCTTCCTCGATCCCGAATGGATCGTGTAGCTGCTCGAGGccccgagcaggagcgctcggcctcgtcccctcgcgccgccgccgtcaGCAACCGGAACCACCAGGCCAGCCCCTCGCGATCGTCTCCTTCTGTTCCCTCTTccctgcatctctctctctccctaatcTCCTCATCTCTCTGTACCTCAACAGGAGCTCCAGCACCATGGTCATCCCGAGCTCGGCCCGCGCAGCTCGGAGACTCCAAGCCCCCTCGTTCCAACAGTCCAGGAGGATGCCGCTGTGCCCGTGCTGCATCCCGCGAACCCACCGGCGACCCCGACCTTCAGGCTACCACGACGCGCCCGATGCCTCCTCGACCGCACTGTGGACCCCGACGCCACCTCATCGTGCCGCTGCCGGCGACCAGCAGGTCATGTCGCTATGCCTCTTccttccccgtccccgtcgccctccCTTTGCTCTCCATTTTTTCCTCTGCCTCCAGTCTCAAGCTCTCTCTATTTCCCAGCACAGGAGCTTGTCTTCGTCATCCTCGCCTGTATCCGCCTCGCCCTCGCCAGCAAGCTGCCTCGCGCCTACTGCCTCCCTCGCTCCGCAAGCCTCGTCGCGGGTCAACCGTGTCTGCTGCCATGGACGTCCTCATCGAGCCGTCGCCGCGTCGGGGTCCACCGCCCAAGTCCACCAGGGCCTCAGCCATGGCGTGCCCTCCTCCATGCGCTGCCCTGCCGGACCTCTCCTGCAGCCCGAGCTTCTCTCCCTCGCGTGCCAAGTTCGCCGTCGTCGCTCTCCTGCATCGCCGCTGCCTGCCTGCGACCTCTGCTTTGACCCCGCCCCTGTTTCGTCCTAGGATGAGGACAAGCCCGCTTTGTCCAGCCGCGTTGAACACATCGCCAGATcccgtgcgcccctgcctcgttaGGTCGCTTGGGCCACCTCCTCACGCGTATGGCCCGCAAGCCGTGCCATGCGCCTCCAGGCTCAACTGggcttggcccaatgtgagcaaccCTTGCCCAATCCAGATCCAGCCCGTGTAGCATTTTTTTCCAGTCCATGCATTTTTTTTATTTATCCAATGCATGCATAATTATAGGAGGATGCCATTATTTTAATTTGCTCACAAGTAAATAGCCGtgcatcatattgaaatgttttaaatatgtaaaatgcctagaattttgtctagttccacaatatgcaactttcatctatgtttaaaatgttgtttgttaaaTTTTGCCTATCGCCATGtcaaaatggtttatttcataactaattaaccgtagcttcgaattaaataaattacatatgtaaatggggtagaaaaatgcctagtttaacatggtagcactactttgcatgtttaacaactctaaaatatgctttagggcagaatagtaccaaatctaatatacgCTCATGAGGAtttactggaattgttgtttgttatttccggcctcatttaaacttgactagatagttatTTTATGTACTCtttccatgctaaccaacatttaatattgttgagtacataaccgagagagaactaaataagtcatgtggtgtttcgtcaatatgcaactcgttgcatattgagctccacttaatttgtagtattgtttgttgcactttgccatgccatgcctcattaaaccggacatgcatcatacttgattgtgcatcatgccatgtttatgcttggttgtttaccatgttgttgctactttccgggttgcttctctcgttagcttcagtttcgttccagagttttgaggatccgttcgacttcgtccgcttgtcttcttcatggactcgttcttcttccttgcgggatctcaggcaagatgaccataccctcgaaatcacttctatctttgcttgctagttgtttgctctattgctatgtcgcgctacctaccacttgttgtatcatgcctcccatattgccatgtcaagcctctaacccacctttcctagcaaaccgttgtttggctatgttacctctgttgctcagcccctcttatagtgttgctagttgcaggtgaagatgaagtttgttccatgttggaacatggatatgtttgggatatcacaatatctcttatttcattaatgcatctatatacttggtatagggtggaaggctcggccttatgcgtggtgttttgtgttggggaacgtagcagaattttaaaattttctacgcatcaccaagatccatctatggagtcatctagcaacgagggagagaggagtgcatctacatacccttgtagattgcgcgtggaagcgttcaagagaacggggttgatggagtcgtactcgacgtgatccaaatcaccgatgaccaagtgccgaacggagggcaccttcgcattcaacacacgtacggttgggatgacgtctcctccaacttgatccagcaagggggaaggagaggttgatgaagatccagcagcacgacggcgtggtggtggaagcaacggtgatctcggcagggcttcgccaagcgcagggagacggaggagtgtcacgggagggagagggagaggccaggggcttgggtccggcggccctccctcccccccactatatatagggtgcctaggggggtgccggccctaggagatccaatctcctaggggggcgccggccaaggggtgccttgccccccaaggcaagggtggcgcccccacccctagggtttccaaccctaggcgcagggggaggcccaaggggggcgcaccagcccactaggggctggttcccctcccacttcagcccatggggccctccgggataggtggccccacccggtggacccccgggacccttctggtggtcccggtacaataccgattacccccgaaactttcccgatggccgaaacttgacttcctatatataaatcttcacctccggaccattccggaactcctcgtgacgtccgggatctcatccgggactccgaacaactttcgggttaccgtatgctaatatctctacaaccctagcgtcaccgaaccttaagtgtgtagaccctacgggttcgggagacatgcagacatgaccgagacgcctctccggtcaataaccaacagcgggatctggatacccatgttggctcccacatgctccacgatgatctcatcggatgaaccacgatgtcgaggattcaatcaatccgtatacaattccctttgtcaatcggtacgttacttgcccgagactcgatcgtcggtatcccaatacctagttcaatctcgttaccggcaagtcactttactcgtgccgtaatgcatgatcccgtgatcaaccacttggtcacattgagctcattatgatgatgcattaccgagtgggcccagagatacctctccgtcatacggagtgacaaatcccagtctcgattcgtgccaacccaacagacactttcggagatacctgtaatgtacctttatagtcacccagttacgttgtgacgtttggcacacccaaggcactcctacggtatccgggagttgcacaatctcatggtctaaggaaatgatacttgacattcagaaaagctacagcaaacgaactacacgatctttgagctatgcttaggattgggtcttgtccatcacatcattctcctaatgatgtgatcccgttatcaatgacatccaatgtccatagtcaggaaaccatgactatcctttgatcaacgagctagtcaactagaggctcactagggacgtgttgtggtctatgtattcacacatgtattacgatttccggataacacaattatagcatgaacaatagacaattatcatgaacaaagaaatataataataaccattttattattgcctctagggcatatttccaacagtctcccacttgcactagagtcaatagtctagttacattgtgatgaatcgaacacccatgcagttctggtgttgatcatgttttgctctagggagaggtttagtcaacggatctgccacattcaggtccgtatgtactttacaaatctctatgtctccattttgaacactttcacgaatggagttgaagcgacgcttgatatgcctggtcttcctgtgaaacctgggctccttggcaagggcaatagctccagtgttgtcacagaagagagtcatcgggcccgacgcattgggtatgactcctaggtcggtaatgaactccttcacccagactgcttcttgtgctgcctccgaggctgccatgtactccgcttcacatgtagatcccgccacaacgctttgcttgcaactgcaccagcttactgccccaccattcaaaatatacacgtatccggtttgtgacttagagtcatccagatctgtgtcgaagctagcatcgacgtaaccctttacgacgagctcttcgtcacctccatacacgagaaacatgtccttagtccttttcaggtacttcaggatattcttgaccgctgtccagtgttccatgccgggattactttggtaccttcctaccaaacttacggcaaggtttacatcaggtctggtacacagcatagcatacatgatagaccctatggccgaggcataggggacgacactcatcttttctctatcttctgccgtggtcgggcattgagccgtgctcaatctcgtaccttgcaatacaggcaagaaccccttctttgactgatccattttgaacttcttcaatatcttgtcaaggtacgtactctgtgaaagaccaatgaggcgtctcgatctatctctatagatcttgatgcctaatatataagcagcttctccaaggtccttcattgaaaaacacttgttcaagtaggcctttatgctttccaagaattctatatcatttcccatcaacagtatgtcatccacatacaatatgagaaatgctacagagctcccactcactttcttgtaaatgcaggcttctccataagtctgcgtaaacccaaacgctttgatcatctcatcaaaacgaatgttccaactccgagatgcttgcaccagcccataaatcgagcgttggagcttgcacaccttgtcagcattcttaggatcgacaaaaccttc
Proteins encoded in this window:
- the LOC123112483 gene encoding uncharacterized protein isoform X1, which encodes MSSLGSPPTNQISNHFPHSACRPNRSSLDPELLLCFLPRRLKPTSSSSIPNGSCSCSRPRAGALGLVPSRRRRQQPEPPGQPLAIVSFCSLFPASLSLPNLLISLYLNRSSSTMVIPSSARAARRLQAPSFQQSRRMPLCPCCIPRTHRRPRPSGYHDAPDASSTALWTPTPPHRAAAGDQQHRSLSSSSSPVSASPSPASCLAPTASLAPQASSRVNRVCCHGRPHRAVAASGSTAQVHQGLSHGVPSSMRCPAGPLLQPELLSLACQVRRRRSPASPLPACDLCFDPAPVSS
- the LOC123112483 gene encoding synapsin-1 isoform X2 → MDRVAARGPEQERSASSPRAAAVSNRNHQASPSRSSPSVPSSLHLSLSLISSSLCTSTGAPAPWSSRARPAQLGDSKPPRSNSPGGCRCARAASREPTGDPDLQATTTRPMPPRPHCGPRRHLIVPLPATSRSLSSSSSPVSASPSPASCLAPTASLAPQASSRVNRVCCHGRPHRAVAASGSTAQVHQGLSHGVPSSMRCPAGPLLQPELLSLACQVRRRRSPASPLPACDLCFDPAPVSS